The sequence below is a genomic window from Monodelphis domestica isolate mMonDom1 chromosome 2, mMonDom1.pri, whole genome shotgun sequence.
ACTCACCATGTGACTGTCGTCAGCCTTGTCCAAGGTTCCAATTCCTCCTCTCTAACTTGGGGGAAATGATATGTTACCGATGACCTCTGAGGGTTGTTCTGTGCCACCTGTGGCCCAGGAGGCTGCTTCTGTGGCCTGGATTCAGTCCGGGGATCTCTTTGTTTCTTTACTCCTTTTGTCCCCACTCTGAGTTCTCCTGAGAGATGTCAGATTATGGCCATGTCGTGGGTCGTTTCTAGGTCTCCCCACATCCAAGAGCTCATGCCACAGGGTTGTAAAAGGGTCAGGGGCCCATGGGCTCTTACTTTCCAGTAAAGATGACATAACATTAGTGCAGTAAATAGCAGGAATGGGATTTTGACCTCACTTTATTCACTTTAATTTTGGATAGTACCATAGCAtgtagagtgacttgcccaggatcacacaggaagtatcagaggtcagatttgaacccaggacttctcatctctgggcctggctctcaatccactgagccacccagctgccctcctcagattaaactttaaaatttgtcacacatacaatatttttattcttgaaaactgttaaatatttaccagcacacccctgcTTTCAACACCAAGCTAGCATACTTTTCCTAGAAATGACCAGGCTTGAGTCTTAGCATTCTACGATTCTGCCATGATTTGACTCAGTCTGATCCACTGCAGTGAAATTCAAACATACTTTTGAAAATTGGAGTATATAGCGACCCCCCATGGGAGTCCTATAttatctgtgggtaataacctgagatggagaagggagactaaggaaatgggagaataataaagactcaaagACAGCAAGTTAGAAGATAAGGGGAGTGATGTGAACTCCgaggaaatatgaggaataagaaaacaagTGGGGAGTACCAATTCCTTAATGCctcctatagacaagagagtctgagtATTAGTAGGAAGCATTGGGGTGACAGCATCGCTAAGAAAGAGAATACATGGGGAGTCAcaactccttaatgcctcctatagacaagagagtctgagcATTAGTAGGAGGCATTGGGGTGACAGCATCGCTAAGAAAGAGAATACATGGGGAGTCAcaactccttaatgcctcctatagacaagagagtctgagcATTAGTAGGAGGCATTGGGGTGACAGCATCGCTAAGAAAGAGAATACATGGGGAGTCAcaactccttaatgcctcctatagacaagagagtctgagcATTAGTAGGAGGCATTGGGGTGACAGCGTCGAGAGGATCAGCAGGAAAAGCTAGGACAGAGCATTTGGAAGATACAGGGAAGTAAGagtggaagaggagggaagagggaattcacacttgttccccagtatttattggaggttttagccCTGTGGATTGGGAGGAGATCAACGAATACTTTACAtggcataggtcttaacattggttgaattgacaatgacaagatcaaagaggaggagattaatccaaccagAGCTTTGCAGATGAATGTACTCCCAGCCAAGGCATGGCTGTCAAGGCCCAGCCCAAGAATTTGCCCATCCTTTGGTAGTGCTtcggactgtccctttccatacaatgaacatcaagTGATCTGACCATGCGTTTGGTAAATgcatatacaggatacaatatcaatatatcaaGCATACTTTCCAgttgctaacatgcctggtatgctacatatccccctttttgtttcAAAATTAAAGCAAGAGTGtattatgttaaaaaataaaaaattataaactcaatcaaaaatgaaaatggcagTGAGTGTAGCAAAATTAATAACTCAAAACTAATTCCAAGTCAAAtagcaaaaattaaatataaaaattatgtaggattaataataaaagtaaaaattatctTAGTAACAGTGCTGTAAAAATGAGCAGAAAGAATGATCTTCATATCCACTTAGCAAAATCAAAGGTAAAAAAGTTCTATCAAAGACCAATaatactaaaaaataataataaaatgatcttCGCTCTTTggtgatcctgaattaatgtgatatCAGTCCCATAGTCCATAGGACAGGTGCTTTAATATATCATCTTACCCATGTACAGCCAGGACTATAAGAAGTTGTCAGACCGTTAATAGTTAAAGAAAAGGACAATATCGTGAGATGAGagggaattcttttctttccctggtTCTGATCATGCATAGTCTTAGGGATACAgaagccaagatgcctgccacacaGATATAGGGTTGGACCTTTGCTACCAGGccgacctgtgaatgagggtgtcaaaacaCTGCGTCCTTTTACCTCCCACCTTATCAACCAATATATTATATCCATCCCCTATGGAATATACATCTGTCTGTGGCTCAGGCTGTCTGGCCAAGTGTGAGGTATCCATCGCAATCCCTTCTTATGCAATCAGACACAATAACTTAGAATAGTCCCAGGAagtttaacaaatgctgtcatgttcctACTGTCTCAAGCTTTTGGGAATGTACGAAAATAAAAGTTCAAATTTGTAGTTCAGGATTAGAGCCTTactagtacttacaatgtacttcaaATATTACCAAAgttgtgaaaaaagaaaggaaaatgaataataaaaagtactcagcaaaaagaaaataaaggaaaagtacgccaaattaaaaataagaataaatattttttttgtgcCAGGTGGCAATGTGTCAATTAATCCATATCGTGATAGGATGCATCTCCATGCCTAATATTAGACGGTCAGTATTCATGGAGCAAGCATATCAACTATATTAGCATGTAACAAACTTTCCACAACATTAATGTAactcttttttttctgctttttattttatttatttattttttaagtatattttatttgatcatttccaagcattattcgttaaagacatagatcattttcttttcctcccccccaccccccaattaaTGTAACTCTTAAAAGGTACTATCATGTTCTCAAACATCACGTTCTGAGTGACTGTAGTTCAATGTCATCAGGCAATAAACGACGAGAATGACGAGGCCGCGccacttctggctgcatatttctgatAGAAGCCTTATTTCTCCAACCTTTCCTGCAAAGTAGGATTAAACCAATAACCAAAATAATAGAGATTGTAATATTGCCGATGTTTGCTAAATTGATTCTGCCAAACCAGTTACTAGGATCCGTGGAAGCTAAAGTTGCTTCCCATTTGGATGCAATTTTTACCGCTTCTTGTTCATATATAATTTGGTCTCACGTATTCCCTTCTTGCTGCAAAGTGCTGCGATGATGTCCCCAAGCACCTTTAATGTGCTGTACTACGGATCGCCATCCATGAGAGATGTCATCACATTTCAAAGGTGTAATACAATACCCAGTTTGACTGACATGACATGGATAAGTCATCCCAGTGCGGAAAGCTTCCACCTCTTTTCCTAACCAAATACGGCGTCTTTCAGTTTCCAATGGATCCTGAAAAGCGAAGTCAGGACTTTGCTGTGTGTGCCACAATTCAGACGAGTGAGAGACACCGTCTTGTAGAAAATCTTGGTTCTGAATGGAATTAGTGCTGTGGTTGCTGTAGTTAATGCCGTCCTCATAGCAACGATGGACGCTGCTGCTCCTACATTGTTTTTATACGGATACTAATGACTTTGATGAAagccaaatacatttttaaaacaaaggaatGATCCTCTTAAAGGAAGTGCAGCCAGATCCCAGGGAAAGGCTTTGCTGGTGGTTATCCGTGCTGCGGGCCCTTCCTTTCTGGTTGGCCGCGTTCACGTTGGGTGGCCACGGGGCTCGTTTAGGCAGTTTGCACTTTTATAGCTACTCCTGCTTGGCTTCCAAGTTCCTGCTTTGTTGGCAGGTGACTCGGGATGGCAGCCCCTGGCCATCTTGTCACTCTCGGCTCCTTTTCATCTGGTTCTGGGCCGTGCAAACGCCCTGGAGAAGCGGGCCTCAGGCCCAGAGGAGCTTGCGTTCTCCTGAGAAGGAGCCCCACGTAGGGCTGCCGCCGGCCTCATTCTTCCCAGCTTGGACGTTGAATAGAATCGCCTGGCTGGCATGACCTTTGTTTGAGGTGATCTTAGTACGTCTGCCGACCCCGTCCCGGTGCCTCGGCCCCTGGCGAGCATTCGCACTTGGATCTTCCCTTGGAAGGTCAGTGACTCCTTGAGCCCATCTGAAAGAAACCTTCACCCCGAGGCGTTTCCACGCCATCGCCAGTCGGCCAACTAGCATTTCTTAACTGCCTCCTTGTGGGCCAGGCCCCGAGGGTGCAAAGAGGTGAAGGAGGGCTCGCGGGCAGACGGCCTGCTTGGGCCACCTCTGATCTCTGATCTCTGACCTCCGGCGTCTTGTTTCAGGTCTTCGACAGGATAAAAGGCTCCATGTTGCCCATCCCTGGGCGGAACTTCGTCAGGCTGTATATCCGGAGCAATCCAGATCTCTACGGTGGGTGCTGTGCGGCCACACGTGTTTCCGTCCTGTGGGTGGTGCAGGGAGGGCGTGAGAGAAGCCCAGGAGGGGGCTGGCCACTGCTATGGAGCCAGTCTCGGGTGGTCCTGGAGCGGGAAACAGGAAAAAGGCACCATTCTGACCCCCGGTCACGGCTGCTGTGGTGTGGAGGGCCCACGGCTAGGGCTTGAGGTGCCTGAGGCAGACGTCGGGGGCCAGACCTGGGACAGCCACTCGGTTTCTCCTTGTGTGAAACAACAGCATCCCATTTTTCAACGAATGGATGTTTTGGCCTCTGTCTACAGCAGCTTAAATGGTTTCTGGTATTCAGGCCACAAAGCCGTGAAAGGTGGGTGGATAGAGAGCCCCCTGGGAAGTCGGGGAGCCCTAGGCTCAGGTCGTGACTGCgccaccttggacaagtcattttagtCCCCAGGCCCTGGGCTGTGTCTAAGACTCTCCTGTTCCCAAGCGCCTTCGGATTTGAATTGGGGCAGGGAGTCTTGTGGACGAGGCAAGGAGGGGTCTCCCCGGGCTGGGGAGCCTGGGAAGGCTCGGGGGGAGAGGCAGTGGCATCCTGCCTTCAGCACCTCAAAGGGAGGGAAGGATCCCGCCGGCCAGCCCAGCAGGCGTGTTCACTAGACACCTAGCAGGGCCAGGCCCTGTGCTTGAGGAGCTCCGGCctggtggggagaagggaagcaAAGCTCTGGGCAGAATGCAGTTTGGAGAAGCCCAGGTGCCAGCTGAAGGACTTGCATTCCATCCTGTGGCTGACGGGGAGCCCTAGGAGGCTCTGGAGCTGGGGAGTGACGTGGCCAGCTCTCGGTCCTTAGTGCCTGCTTTACACCTGGTGCTGTGCTAACGATGGGCATACAGAGAAAGGCTGCGAAGCCCTTTTACTGCTTTCGGGGAGGCGCTTACGTGCTAACGAGGGAGACGGGAGTAAAGAACAGGGCCCCTTCGAGCTGCCGAGGGACGGCATCCAGGGAGGGGGCCTCGGAAAGGCCTCCTGCGTGAGGTGAGAGTGGAGTCAAGTCTCaaagccaggaaagccaggagggggaggagaacatCCCAGGCCTggttaaggcagaagagaggaattCAGAGCTGAAAGGCAGCTTGGACTTGAACACAGTCCTTCTGCAACATTCCTTCATGAAGACCTTGagtgatggggagctcactaccaGCTGAGCCCGCTCTTGCTCTTTGGAAGGGTTTCCCAATATTCTTCTCAGATgcctctttccagcttttcccaGGTGTTGTgtgttctgtcctctggggccaacGGAGCGAGGCTTATCCTTCTCCCAAGCCTGGGCCCGAGAGCTTCTTCAGGTGCCCAGAGGCCTGTCTTGTGGCGGAGGGGCTGTGCTGGGCCTGTGCATAcagggagattttgaaccccagccgtccttggtatttcccagaattccctatgatCTCTCCCGTGCCTCCACCTTGGCGAGATCACACGATTGGTACTCAGCGGGCAGTAGCGCCTCCCTCGCCCTCTCTTCTTGCAGGATGCAGAATccgcagtgatggtggtgagggGGGATGGCTGAagtggctaaccagccatgggcacgtggctTTTCCTTTGGGCCCTCTTCGTTCCTCCATCTCTAGTGAGCTTTAATAAGCCTCCTAACTGATGATACTTTTATCATTGGAGATAGACATCTAATTTTTACGCCTGGCCCCAGGGGGCagaacggggggggggggccgTGTTACCTCGTCTTCATTCCTCAGAGCCCCCCCCCTCGTGGGCCCCCACTCGGCTTCCTCCCAGGCCTGGCCGAGGGGCTGCCTCTGGCATCTGTGAGGCCGCAGGCTGTTGTTCCTTCTCGCATTGTGTCCTCAGGCTCTTGGCCCTGTCAGAGCCTGCCTTGCAGCCAGGAAGGCCCCAGGACGCCTGGCTAGCTCAGGGATCCCGGGGGTCCCTTCTGCCTCTGGGGCCCAGTGTCTGCGGTCCTCTGCTGGCTGGGACTGGCTCGGCGTGGTGCGGACAGGGAGACGCTGTGGAGGAAGAACCCAGGGGAAGGGAAACCATTTGGGTCATTGTCTGAACCAGGCCGGGATCCCTGGGCGCTGGGGCAGAGCCCAGGGCACCCGCCGCCCAGCGGGCTGGAGTGGGAGGCCTGGAGCTGTGTGCCTTCGAGGCTGACCGAGGCGGCTGGCGCTCAGTCCTgctgccctttctccttctcagggCCCTTCTGGATCTGCGCCACCCTCGTCTTTGCCATCGCCATCAGCGGGAACTTCTCCAACTTCCTCATCCACCTGGGCGACAAGACTTTCCATTATGTGCCCGAGTTCCGGAAAGGTCGGCCGGCCTGCTCGGTCTCGGTGGTGGCGTCCCCGGGGCGGTGAGGGAGGGATGGGCGCCTGGCAGAGCCCGGCGGGGGCGACCAGGGGACGGTGGGAGAGGCGGGACGAGGCCTCGCGGCGAGCTGGGCCTGGCCGGCCTGCTCTGGGCGTCGTCGGTCACACGGCTGCGTGTCTCCCCAGTGTCCATCGCGGCCACAGCCATCTACGCCTACGCCTGGCTGGTCCCTCTCGGGCTCTGGGGCTTCCTCCTGTGGAGAAACAGCAAAGTGATGAGCATCGTCTCCTACTCGTTCCTGGAGATCGTGTGTGTCTATGGCTACTCGCTCTTCGTCTACATCCCCACGGCGGTGAGTCAGGCTGCCCGCTGGCAGCCCTCCTTGGGAAGTGGATTCGGGACATGAGCAGAGGAGCCTGGGGACAGAGTGCTGGGAGGGGACTCGGGAAGACCCGGGTTCCGATCCtgcctctgcctcctcctccttgtgtgactctgggcaaggcacttcccagagtcccagagttaGAGCTGAATGAGACCCTCGAGGCTGCCTCGTGTTAAGATGAGGAATGGAGGCAGGCAGCCCtactaagggtctgaggccagatttgaactcgggttttcccaACTCCATTATCCAGGTCAGTGCCTGTGGTTCTTTGTTCCCCACAGCTAGGGCCTATCCGAATTGGGAGGCCCAGCCCACTGCTGCCCCTCGAGCAGCCCCGATAGCCCCCTTGTCTCGGGGGGCCGGGCCCATGGAGCCACAGTGCTGGCCTCGGGGCATCGAGGGGCGTCTCCACCCTGTGCTGGCCACGGGAAGGGCAGGCCAGCAGAGCCCCCTAACGTTGATAATCGTCCTCTGGACGCCCCTGGGACGCCCTTTGAGGGGATCCGGCCCGCTATTGGCTGACGTCCTCACGGTGGAGAACTCCCTGTGCGGAAACGTCCTCTTCTCTTGCAGATTGCACCTCGTCGACGTTActgtctctccccccccaaaaCCCTCTGACTTTGctccttagaatcagtactggctATGAGTGCGAACGCAGTGAGGCTCACGCGAcccgcccagggtcacccagccagaatTGGGGCCTGGCTCTTCACTGGGCCGTCTAGCGGACCCCAAAGCTGACTTTTGAAAAGTTGAAGGAAGTGCTTCCTTGCAATTGGGGTTAGTGAAGTGAAGAGGGAAGGTTTGTCCCCTCTCCGGGCTCCCGGAACCCCTGAAAAGGTTTCCTTAAGCTCGAGACGGGAGGGAACTTGTGTTTCTGGAGGAGAAAATGAGCCTGACAGAGTCTCGGGCGGTGGCGCCGTCTGGCGGGCGCCAGCGTTTGCTTTTGCTGCCCAGGAGACCCCCAGCAGGCCCTCTGAgggcctccctccccctctctgtgtctcctctctgtccccctccctccgcctctctctgtatctctgggtctctgtctctagATCCTGTGGATCATCCCCCAGAAGGCCGTGCGCTGGGTGCTGGTCATGGTCGCCCTCGGCCTCTCGGGCTCGGTCCTGGTGATGACGTTCTGGCCGGCGGTCCGGGACGATAACCGGAGGGTTGCCGTTGCCACCATTGTGACCATCGTCCTGCTGCACACGCTGCTGTCTGTGGGCTGCTTGGTAAGGGCTCCCCCGCTGTCGCCGTGGTTACCAGGCATCAGCATCCTCTGGAGAGCCGCGAGGGTCCAGAGGGAGCAGCATCCAGCCGTAGGCTCCCGCCCGAGCTGGATGGGGGAGCCGGCCTTGAGCCTGGGCGTCTTTTGGCCCAGGGCCTGCCTCCTCTCTAACCCTCGGCTTCTCGGTGGTGCCCGTCCTGGGAGGGCTGCAGAGAGAGGCCAGGCGGCCCTGTGTCGGGCACGTCCTGATGGGGGCCGACGTGCCGGACACGGGCAGCGAGAGACGGCGAAGGCCGGGCCCACGCCCTCCTGCCTGCCCTCCTGccctcctgcctgcctgcccggGAAACAAATCCAGACGACCGCGGTCTCGTCGGGCTGTGCGGCGCCGCGGGGGAAGGCTAGATTTGGCAGAGGGAGACccgggtttgaatcctggctccgCTTGTGCTCTGGGTGGCTTCGGCCCAGGGAGGCCCCAGGCCTGGGGATCCCCGAGCTGGGTCTCCACCTGGGCTGGGTTTGGGGTTCAGGGGAGCCTGTGCTCAGGGAGGGAATCTGAGGAGAGCGCTTTATAGATGATAATTACAGTGACGGCGCCCACTGGTAGAGCCTCTCCTTTGCTCCCCGTAACCACTCTGGGAGGCAGGCACGGTtatcagccccattttacagatggggaaactgaggcagacaaggttaagAGGCTTTCCCAGGGCCACGCAGCTAGCCAGTATCGAGCACAGAGTTGATCTCTGTTGTTCTGACTGCCGGCCGGCCGGCCCTCCAGCGGCCTCTGATTCTTCTTCCAATCGTCATTGCGAGCTGTACCAAGGAAGCCTCCTCCTTTGCAGGCCTACTTCTTTGATGCCCCGGAGCTAGATTATGCTCCCACCCTGAGCCCGGCTCCTCCTCTGAAGCAGGCAACCACCATGGTCAAGGCCATTTGAAGAGGCTCCCGGCCGGGCGATGAGGACCGTAAGTGTCAGAGAGCCCAGACAGCTTGTGGTCCACTAGGAACCTGGCATCCCTCGGCCCGTCTCCAGCCCTCTTATTTCTTCAGGAAGGAATGACTGGGACGTGGAGCTGCTGCTGATTGGGGCTGGGGAGCTGAAGGGTTCAGTTCTGGTCTTGGGGGACTCGGGTTCTAGTGTGGGGCCACTCCCTTGGCCGAGGTCCTAGCTctcaggaagggagggatggagcaTTTATGGAGCATCGCCTGCATGCGGGCCGAGAGCTTTCCTGATACGGGCACCATGGGGTTGCCGGACAGAGTCCTCCCTTCACACCATCTCTtccatcctcttccttctctgtcctCCTGCGGTGCAGCTGCTCAAGGGCCCCAGAGGGCCGAGGAGGGGTTCCCGGAGCCCCAGTCCAGGCCACTCCCTCATCTGCTTCAGAGGCCCCTGAGCAAACCCCAGGATAAAATT
It includes:
- the YIPF1 gene encoding protein YIPF1 isoform X2: MATVDDLKFAEFGDSANLLPVPGDDTTVTIEDPGQKPPASRGLPRGAGREEDEELLGNSDSDKTELLAGQKKSSPFWTFEYYQTFFDVDTYQVFDRIKGSMLPIPGRNFVRLYIRSNPDLYGPFWICATLVFAIAISGNFSNFLIHLGDKTFHYVPEFRKVSIAATAIYAYAWLVPLGLWGFLLWRNSKVMSIVSYSFLEIVCVYGYSLFVYIPTAILWIIPQKAVRWVLVMVALGLSGSVLVMTFWPAVRDDNRRVAVATIVTIVLLHTLLSVGCLAYFFDAPELDYAPTLSPAPPLKQATTMVKAI
- the YIPF1 gene encoding protein YIPF1 isoform X1, coding for MATVDDLKFAEFGDSANLLPVPGDDTTVTIEDPGQKPPASRGLPRGAGREEDEELLGNSDSDKTEQLLAGQKKSSPFWTFEYYQTFFDVDTYQVFDRIKGSMLPIPGRNFVRLYIRSNPDLYGPFWICATLVFAIAISGNFSNFLIHLGDKTFHYVPEFRKVSIAATAIYAYAWLVPLGLWGFLLWRNSKVMSIVSYSFLEIVCVYGYSLFVYIPTAILWIIPQKAVRWVLVMVALGLSGSVLVMTFWPAVRDDNRRVAVATIVTIVLLHTLLSVGCLAYFFDAPELDYAPTLSPAPPLKQATTMVKAI